One Drosophila subobscura isolate 14011-0131.10 chromosome U, UCBerk_Dsub_1.0, whole genome shotgun sequence DNA window includes the following coding sequences:
- the LOC117900007 gene encoding voltage-dependent calcium channel type D subunit alpha-1 isoform X7 yields the protein MNTGDHKEHASLTQQQQPKEQKQQQPTNNYDALDSSSSNNKLNHKYNNDNDKDRDKSTEKGREASKDTQPVSVVVIDESCPTKNQQPATTIEPTISPRSGGALTTTTSSSQRRRQLQFQRQKEAKLYDQRDEATSSTATTNVMGGGELVNCIAYDDNTLVIERKPSPTSPATSRRYLKAETPTRGSRKYNRKSAAAKSDLEVVIVKPEHHHQHRSPTITLPVPIKTTSAGASPSGTSPSGAGTPSVLQQSCSALEVPDDSSQPSSTNKRPSNSELALSTVTSQIVNNSTYKLDFKQRRHKNGNGNGEAPGGSGPNQGGSASANGSKRRKSSCASCAGAGGGASAPGGSSQRLTPEEALVAAAQSAAASASSWQQQPQNSVTSAGSTNSSFSSGGRDEDSSYSAVGGDSSSSNSCNCDITGDNSTLHGFGVGDVSSFIGDDDCQDDDDDDPNQPDLSSQTLRTAAIVAAVAAAKEDQDQSLGGAGGITDCESFSERRQDADDGVRIVRASGNNDSLEDVGDVDDNADVVVRKNTRNRPSIRRTCRITEEDDDAEEFYDDEEVDDDEPEGTTIDIDEQEQLAHNDDDDDEEEEEQDGDVEGDEDDDDVDEYYEEEEDDTQAFSPFYSSSAELIDNFGGGAGKFFNIMDFERGASGGGFTPNGNGGAAGGGDASHSARYDGAETDLGGGNTIMGIDSMGIANIPETMNGTTIGPSGAGGQKANAAAAGQKRPQRRGKPQPDRPQRALFCLSVKNPLRAMCIRIVEWKPFEFLILLTIFANCVALAVYTPYPGSDSNVTNQTLEKVEYVFLVIFTAECVMKIVAYGFMLHNGAYLRNGWNLLDFTIVVIGAISTALSHLMKDAFDVKALRAFRVLRPLRLVSGVPSLQVVLNSILKAMVPLFHIALLVIFVIIIYAIIGLELFSGKLHKACRDEITGEYEDEIRPCGVGYTCPEGMKCYGGWDGPNQGITNFDNFGLAMLTVFQCVTLEGWTDVLYSIQDSMGSDWQWMYFISMVILGAFFVMNLILGVLSGEFSKERNKAKNRGDFQKLREKQQIEEDLRGYLDWITQAEDIEPDAVGGLIQDGKVKQSNEMDSTENLGEEMPEVQMTESRWRKMKKDFDRVNRRMRRACRKAVKSQAFYWLIIVLVFLNTGVLATEHYQQMDWLDNFQEYTNVVFIGLFTCEMLLKMYSLGFQGYFVSLFNRFDCFVVIGSISETLLTNTGMMPPLGVSVLRCVRLLRVFKVTKYWRSLSNLVASLLNSIQSIASLLLLLFLFIVIFALLGMQVFGGKFNFDGKEEKYRMNFDCFWQSLLTVFQIMTGEDWNAVMYVGINAYGGVSSYGALACVYFIILFICGNYILLNVFLAIAVDNLADADSLSEVEKEEEPHEDPALKKSHSPTPTIDGEDDEHLSIDIDMENNEMDEDKMDHETLSDDEVREMCEEEEEVDEEGMITARPRRMSEVNTATKIVPIPPGTSFFLFSQTNRFRVFCHWLCNHSNFGNIILCCIMFSSAMLAAENPLRANDDLNKVLNKFDYFFTAVFTIELILKLISYGFVLHDGAFCRSAFNLLDLLVVCVSLISLVSSSNAISVVKILRVLRVLRPLRAINRAKGLKHVVQCVIVAVKTIGNIVLVTCLLQFMFAVIGVQLFKGKFFKCSDGSKMTQEECFGTYLVYDDGDVHKPRLREREWTNNRFHFDDVAKGMLTLFTVSTFEGWPGLLYVSIDSNQEDGGPIHNFRPIVAAYYIIYIIIIAFFMVNIFVGFVIVTFQNEGEQEYKNCDLDKNQRNCIEFALKAKPVRRYIPKHGIQYKVWWFVTSSSFEYTIFILIMINTVTLAMKFYNQPLWYTELLDALNMIFTAVFALEFVFKLAAFRFKNYFGDAWNVFDFIIVLGSFIDIVYSEIKSKDTSQAACDIVEGCKSKAKAAGSNLISINFFRLFRVMRLVKLLSKGEGIRTLLWTFIKSFQALPYVALLIVLLFFIYAVVGMQVFGKIALDGGNSISHNNNFQTFQQAVLVLFRSATGEAWQDIMMSCSAQPDVKCDMNSDTPGEQCGSSIAYPYFISFYVLCSFLIINLFVAVIMDNFDYLTRDWSILGPHHLDEFIRLWSEYDPDAKGRIKHLDVVTLLRKISPPLGFGKLCPHRMACKRLVSMNMPLNSDGTVLFNATLFAVVRTSLSIKTEGNIDDCNSELRATIKQIWKRTNPKLLDQVVPPPGNDDEVTVGKFYATYLIQDYFRRFKKRKEQEGKEGHPDSNTVTLQAGLRTLHEVSPALKRAISGNLDELAEEPEPMHRRHHTLFGSVWSSIRRHGNGTFRRSVKATQSNGALTIGGSASAAVGVGGSTLVLGSDPASGDYLYDSLNRSVADGVNHITRNIMQARMAAAGKLQDELHGASSGGELRTFGESISMRPLAKNGAGAGAGGMGMGAATVAGTLPPEANAISYDLRTQWCYSWPRAHDPIDPS from the exons ATGAATACAG GAGATCATAAGGAGCATGCCTCACtgacacagcaacagcagcctaaagagcaaaagcaacagcaaccaactAACAACTACGATGCCTTGGATAGTTCTAGCTCGAATAATAAGCTAAATCATAAATAcaataacgataacgataagGATAGGGATAAATCTACGGAGAAGGGTAGGGAAGCCAGCAAAGATACACAACCAGTCAGTGTTGTCGTCATTGATGAATCATGCCCGACCAAGAACCAACAGCCAGCGACCACAATCGAGCCCACCATAAGCCCGAGAAGTGGAGGAGCCTTAACTACGACCACATCCTCCTCCCAACGGCGACGACAGTTGCAGTTCCAGAGACAAAAGGAGGCAAAACTTTATGACCAACGAGATGAGGCCACATCGTCGACAGCCACTACAAACGTGATGGGTGGCGGAGAGCTGGTCAACTGCATAGCCTATGATGATAACACCTTGGTCATTGAGAGAAAGCCGTCACCTACATCTCCGGCCACCTCCAGGCGATATCTTAAGGCCGAGACGCCGACGCGAGGCAGTCGGAAATACAATCGCAaatcggcagcagcaaaaagtgatTTGGAGGTGGTTATTGTGAAGCCCGAGCATCATCACCAGCATCGCTCGCCGACGATAACGCTGCCTGTGCCCATTAAGACAACATCAGCAGGAGCTTCTCCATCTGGAACGTCGCCATCGGGAGCAGGCACACCTTCGGTGCTGCAACAAAG TTGCAGTGCGCTTGAGGTTCCTGACGACTCCAGCCAGCCGAGCAGCACAAATAAGAGACCAAGCAACAGCGAACTTGCGCTCAGCACGGTCACCAGCCAAATAGTCAACAATAGCACCTACAAGCTCGACTTTAAGCAGCGTCGCCACAAAAACGGCAACGGGAACGGGGAGGCACCAGGCGGATCGGGACCAAATCAGGGGGGCAGTGCCTCGGCGAACGGCAGCAAGCGACGGAAGTCAAGCTGTGCATCCTGCgcaggagcgggaggaggCGCCAGTGCCCCAGGAGGAAGCAGTCAGCGGCTGACGCCGGAAGAGGCCCTTGTCGCGGCAGCTCAATCAGCGGCTGCCTCGGCATCttcgtggcagcagcagccacaaaatagTGTCACAAGTGCGGGTAGCACCAATAGCAGCTTTAGCAGCGGCGGCCGGGACGAGGACAGCAGCTACAGTGCCGTTGGaggggacagcagcagcagcaatagctgCAACTGCGACATCACTGGGGACAACAGCACATTACACGGCTTCGGGGTCGGGGACGTTAGCAGTTTCATTGGGGACGACGACTGccaggacgacgacgacgacgatccCAACCAACCGGATCTCAGCTCGCAAACCCTAAGGACAGCGGCGATTGTCGCGGCGGTTGCCGCTGCCAAGGAGGACCAGGACCAGTCCTTGGGCGGAGCCGGAGGGATCACCGACTGTGAGAGCTTTAGCGAGCGTCGCCAGGATGCGGATGATGGTGTGCGGATCGTACGGGCCAGTGGCAACAATGATTCACTCGAGGATGTCGGCGATGTGGATGACAATGCCGATGTGGTTGTAAGGAAAAATACGCGCAACCGGCCCTCCATCAGGAGGACATGTAGGATCAccgaggaggacgacgacgcTGAAGAGTTCTACGACGACGAAGAGGTGGACGACGACGAGCCAGAGGGCACAACCATTGATATTgatgagcaggagcagctggcccataacgacgacgacgacgacgaggaggaggaggagcaggacgGCGACGTTGAAGgtgacgaagacgacgacgacgtcgacgagtactacgaggaggaggaggacgacacCCAGGCCTTCTCCCCATTCTATTCCAGCTCAGCGGAGCTGATTGACAACTTCGGAGGCGGTGCCGGCAAATTCTTCAACATCATGGACTTTGAGCGTGGCGCTTCCGGTGGCGGCTTCACGCCGAACGGCAATGGCGGAGCCGCCGGCGGTGGCGATGCCTCCCACTCGGCGCGATATGATGGCGCCGAAACGGATCTCGGAGGCGGCAACACCATCATGG GCATTGATTCCATGGGCATTGCAAACATTCCGGAAACCATGAACGGCACAACAATTGGACCCAGCGGCGCTGGTGGCCAAAAAGCTAATGCCGCCGCTGCCGGCCAGAAGAGGCCACAGCGTCGTGGCAAGCCGCAGCCAGATCGGCCGCAGCGAGCGCTATTCTGCCTCAGCGTAAAGAATCCACTGCGAGCCATGTGCATACGCATTGTAGAGTGGAA ACCATTTGAGTTCCTTATTTTATTAACCATTTTTGCCAACTGTGTTGCCTTGGCCGTTTACACGCCTTATCCGGGCAGCGATTCGAATGTGACGAATCAAACCTTG GAAAAAGTTGAATATGTATTCCTAGTTATATTCACAGCGGAATGTGTTATGAAAATTGTAGCATATGGTTTTATGTTACATAATGGTGCATATCTAAGAAATGGATGGAATTTATTAGATTTTACAATTGTAGTTATAGG AGCGATAAGTACGGCACTCTCCCATTTGATGAAGGATGCTTTCGATGTGAAGGCATTGCGTGCCTTTCGTGTGCTGCGTCCGTTGCGACTCGTATCGGGTGTACCAA GTCTACAGGTTGTgctaaattcaattttaaaggCCATGGTGCCCTTATTTCACATTGCCCTCCTGGTCATATTCGTAATAATAATCTACGCGATCATTGGCCTCGAGTTGTTCTCCGGTAAATTGCACAAGGCTTGTCGCGATGAGATCACAG GTGAATACGAGGATGAAATCCGGCCCTGTGGCGTAGGCTATACGTGTCCGGAGGGCATGAAGTGCTACGGTGGCTGGGATGGGCCCAACCAAGGCATTACCAATTTCGACAACTTTGGATTAGCCATGTTGACGGTGTTCCAGTGCGTCACCCTCGAAGGTTGGACTGATGTTCTCTACAGC ATCCAAGATTCCATGGGCAGCGACTGGCAGTGGATGTACTTCATTTCGATGGTCATTCTGGGTGCGTTTTTTGTGATGAACTTGATTCTTGGTGTGTTGTCCGGTGAGTTCTCCAAGGAGCGTAACAAGGCCAAGAACCGCGGAGACTTCCAAAAGCTGCGCGAGAAGCAGCAGATTGAAGAGGATCTTCGTGGCTATCTCGACTGGATCACCCAGGCCGAGGATATCGAGCCGGATGCTGTGGGCGGCCTCATTCAAGATGGCAAGGTGAAGCAGTCGAACGAAATGGATTCCACAGAGAATCTGGGAGAGGAGATGCCCGAAGTCCAAATGACTGAGTCCCGATGGCGCAAAATGAAGAAGGACTTCGACCGAGTCAATAGGCGAATGCGTCGTGCCTGTCGTAAAGCCGTCAAATCCCAAGCCTTCTATTGGCTGATCATTGTTCTGGTGTTTCTCAACACAGGCGTCTTGGCCACGGAGCATTATCAGCAAATGGATTGGCTGGACAACTTTCAAG AATATACAAACGTTGTCTTCATTGGCCTCTTCACCTGCGAAATGCTGTTGAAAATGTACAGTCTGGGCTTTCAGGGCTACTTCGTTTCGCTGTTCAATCGCTTTGACTGCTTTGTCGTGATTGGCAGCATTTCGGAGACGCTGCTCACAAACACGGGTATGATGCCGCCGTTGGGTGTCTCCGTGCTGCGTTGTGTCCGTCTCCTGCGCGTCTTCAAAGTAACCAA ATACTGGCGGTCTTTATCAAATCTCGTTGCTTCCCTTTTGAACTCGATACAATCAATTGCTTCGCTTTTGTTACTGCTCTTCCTGTTTATTGTGATATTCGCTTTGCTGGGCATGCAAGTTTTTGGcggtaaatttaattttgatggCAAAGAGGAAAAGTATCGAATGAATTTCGATTGCTTTTGGCAGAGTCTGCTCACAGTATTTCAG ATCATGACTGGTGAGGATTGGAATGCCGTGATGTATGTGGGCATTAATGCCTATGGCGGTGTCTCCTCCTATGGTGCCTTGGCCTGTGTCTACTTTATCATCTTGTTCATATGCGGTAATTATATATTGCTGAACGTGTTCTTGGCCATTGCTGTCGATAACTTAGCTGATGCCGACTCGTTGTCCGAGGTGGAAAAAGAGGAGGAGCCT CATGAAGATCCGGCTCTGAAGAAATCCCACAGTCCGACTCCGACCATTGATGGAGAGGATGATGAGCATCTTAGCATTGATATAGATATGGAAAACAACGAAATGGATGAGGATAAAAT GGACCACGAAACACTCTCAGATGATGAAGTGCGTGAAATGTGcgaggaagaggaagaag TGGACGAAGAAGGCATGATTACAGCACGCCCACGTCGTATGTCTGAGGTTAATACGGCCACGAAAATCGTACCCATACCGCCGGGCACAtcattctttcttttctcACAAACGAACag ATTTCGCGTCTTCTGCCATTGGCTCTGTAACCACAGCAATTTCGGCAACATTATTCTATGTTGCATTATGTTTTCCTCAGCCATGTTGGCCGCAGAGAACCCCCTGAGGGCAAACGACGATCTGAATAAA gtactcaataaatttgattattttttcaCGGCAGTTTTCACAATAGAACTGATTCTGAAATTGATTTCATACGGCTTCGTTTTACACGACGGAGCCTTTTGCAGATCCGCATTTAATCTTTTAGATTTACTTGTGGTCTGTGTCTCATTGATATCCCTAGTATCCAG TTCGAATGCGATCTCAGTCGTGAAAATTCTTCGTGTGCTCCGTGTTCTAAGGCCACTCAGAGCCATTAATCGTGCCAAAGGTCTCAAG CATGTTGTTCAGTGTGTCATAGTCGCTGTTAAGACTATCGGAAATATTGTGCTCGTCACATGCCTACTGCAATTCATGTTTGCCGTGATAGGAGTCCAGTTGTTTAAG GGGAAATTTTTCAAATGTTCTGATGGCTCCAAAATGACACAAGAGGAATGCTT TGGCACTTATCTGGTCTATGACGATGGAGATGTCCACAAACCGCGTCTCAGGGAACGTGAATGGACCAATAATCGATTTCATTTCGACGATGTAGCCAAGGGAATGTTGACTCTCTTCACAGTGTCTACATTCGAGGGCTGGCCAGG CTTACTGTATGTCTCGATTGATTCGAATCAAGAAGACGGCGGCCCAATACACAATTTCCGTCCCATTGTTGCTGCCTATTATATAATCTATATTATCATAATTGCCTTCTTTATGGTGAACATATTCGTCGGTTTCGTTATTGTCACTTTCCAAAATGAGGGTGAACAGGAATACAAGAACTGTGATCTGGATAAGAACCAGCGAAATTGTATAGAATTCGCACTGAAGGCGAAGCCCGTGCGGCGCTATATACCCAAGCACGGGATACAGTATAAGGTGTGGTGGTTCGTGACATCTTCGTCATTTGAGTACACCATATTCATACTGATCATGATAAATACAGTCACACTGGCCATGAAATTCTATAATCAACCGCTATGGTATACGGAGCTTTTAGACGCCTTAAACATGATATTTACGGCAGTGTTTGCACTGGAATTTGTCTTTAAATTGGCGGCTTTCCGATTCAAG AATTACTTTGGGGATGCCTGGAACgtttttgatttcattatCGTTTTGGGCAGTTTCATCGACATCGTTTACTCTGAAATAAAG AGCAAAGATACTTCTCAAGCGGCTTGTGATATTGTCGAGGGCTGCAAGTCCAAGGCTAAGGCG GCTGGTTCCAATTTGATTTCCATCAACTTCTTCCGCCTGTTTCGAGTGATGCGCTTGGTTAAGCTTCTCAGCAAGGGCGAAGGTATACGAACGTTGCTTTGGACCTTCATTAAATCATTTCAGGCGCTGCCCTACGTAGCTCTACTTATAGTACTTCTCTTCTTTATCTATGCGGTTGTGGGCATGCAG GTCTTTGGTAAAATAGCGTTAGATGGAGGGAACTCCATttcacacaacaacaacttccAGACGTTCCAACAGGCGGTTCTCGTGCTGTTCCGTTCGGCCACTGGCGAGGCTTGGCAGGATATCATGATGTCCTGTTCGGCGCAGCCGGACGTCAAGTGTGACATGAACTCGGATACGCCGGGAGAGCAATGCGGCTCATCCATAGCCTATCCCTACTTTATATCTTTCTATGTACTCTGCTCATTCTTG ATCATAAATCTGTTTGTGGCCGTCATTATGGATAACTTTGACTATCTCACACGAGATTGGTCCATTCTGGGCCCCCATCACTTGGACGAGTTTATTCGCCTATGGAGCGAATACGATCCGGATGCCAAGGGTCGGATCAAGCATCTTGACGTTGTCACATTGCTGCGAAAGATATCCCCACCGCTGGGCTTCGGTAAGCTCTGTCCACATCGCATGGCCTGCAAGCGTTTGGTGTCCATGAACATGCCCCTCAACTCGGACGGCACTGTTCTCTTCAACGCCACCCTTTTCGCGGTCGTTCGCACCTCGTTGAGCATCAAGACTGAGGGCAACATTGACGATTGTAATTCGGAGTTGCGGGCCACCATCAAGCAGATCTGGAAGCGGACCAATCCAAAGCTTTTGGATCAGGTCGTTCCCCCGCCGGGCAACGACGATGAGGTGACGGTGGGCAAGTTCTATGCCACGTATCTGATACAGGACTACTTCCGACGCTTCAAGAAgcgcaaggagcaggagggtAAGGAGGGTCACCCCGACAGCAATACGGTCACCTTGCAGGCTGGTCTGCGTACCCTACACGAAGTGTCGCCGGCTCTCAAACGTGCCATATCCGGCAACCTGGATGAGTTGGCCGAAGAGCCTGAGCCAATGCATCGC CGCCACCACACGCTCTTTGGCAGCGTGTGGTCCTCTATTCGCCGTCACGGCAATGGAACCTTCCGGCGCAGTGTCAAGGCCACCCAGAGCAACGGAGCCCTGACGATCGGCGGCTCCGCTTCGGCGGCCGTAGGAGTTGGCGGCAGCACCTTGGTGCTGGGCTCCGATCCCGCCAGCGGGGACTATCTGTACGACAGCCTGAACCGGAGTGTTGCGGATGGTGTTAACCACATCACACGGAACATCATGCAGGCACGAATGGCGGCCGCCGGTAAGCTCCAGGACGAGCTGCACGGCGCGAGCAGTGGGGGAGAGCTGCGCACCTTCGGCGAGAGCATCTCGATGCGGCCCCTGGCCAAAAACGGGgctggagccggagctggCGGGATGGGCATGGGAGCGGCCACAGTGGCCGGCACCCTGCCACCCGAGGCCAATGCGATTTCTTATGA TCTACGCACCCAATGGTGCTATTCCTGGCCACGAGCGCATGATCCAATCGACCCCAGCTAG